CGAATACAATCTGGCACATTCAGTTACGCACCAAGAACTTTGCAATATAGCATTatgcataatacatgtacattgtgaCATAGTGAATTGTAGCAAGGGACTTGTTAACTGTAATTGGTGGCGATTTTCTCTCTTAAAAGATTATTTACTTCAACTGATTACAGAATTATAAGGAATACTAAGGAGATATCGAATTgtaatcaattgaaaaaaactatCTTTTCCGACATTCGTACTTTTCCGAATTTAAACAAGTTTACTTTTATGATGTAGCCGGAAAATACGGTAAACTTCATTCAAATGTTTTAACATTACAACTTATCTTGGTGGGTAATAATATCTAAACGATCTATATGTCCGTCTGAGAATTTAAACTGTATCTTCATGCTCCCTGAATAAACTTTAATAAGAAATGGGAAAATACTACAACGTACCCCTCAGAAACTGTCATGATGTTACACTCTATCTTCAGCACAACGTACCCCTCAGAAACTGTCATGATGTTACACTCTATCTTCGGCACAACGTACCCCTCAGAAACTGTCATGATGTTACACTCTATCTTCAGCACAACGTACCCCTCAGAAACTGTCATGATGTTACACTCTGTCTTCAGCACAACGTACCCCTCAGAAACTGTCATGATGTTACACTCTGTCTTCGGCACAACGTACCCCTCAGAAACTGTCATGATGTTACACTCTATCTTCGGCACAACGTACCCCTCAGAAACTGTCATGATGTTACACTCTATCTTCGGCACAACGTACCCCTCAGAAACTGTCATGATGTTACACTCTATCTTCGGCACAACGTACCCCTCAGAAACTGTCATGATGTTACACTCTATCTTCGGCACAACGTACCCCTCAGAAACTGTCATGATGTTACACTCTATCTTCGGCACAACGTACCCCTCAGAAATTGTCATGATGTTACACTCTATCTTCGGCACAACGTACCCCTCAGAAACTGTCATGATGTTACACTCTATCTTCGGCACAACGTACCCCTCAGAAACTGTCATGATGTTACACTCTATCTTCAGCACAACGTACCCCTCAGAAACTGTCATGATGTTACACTCTATCTTCAGCACAACGTACCCCTCAGAAACTGTCATGATGTTACACTCTATCTTCAGCACAACGTACCCCTCAGAAACTGTCATGATGTTACACTCTATCTTCAGCACAACGTACCCCTCAGAAACTGTCATGATGTTACACTCTTCGCTCCCATTCCAGCATCACAACGTACCCCTCAGAAACTGTCATGATGTTACACTCTATCTTCAGCACAACGTACCCCTCAGAAACTGTCATGATGTTACACTCTATCTTCAGCAAACATTATCAATTAATACAAAAGAAGAATAAACAGAcagtattaaatatttttactggtGCATAATTAGTTAGGAACACTGGTTGTCAAATcattcttatatgcaaataaaaACTAGATCAAacatgatatttcaaaaattaatatattaatgaatatagaaatatacattcataGTATTTTTCTACAACTCGATTCAACCTACAAAGGGTTAAgatataaattcatttcatttatggccataaaacaaacattttaattgGCCTCAATGCCATTTAACATAACAAAGCGAGTAATCTGTCACTATAATTTAAACCGTTCACTTTTTACTTTGTTGTGAGGTTGTCGCTGTTAGAAAATTGCAGTGAAGTGTGTAATTATTTCGAACTATAACGGACGTATATGTATCAGTTGACGCGGCTATATATctttatgtaaaaatatcttggACTTTGTACAATCATTGGACGCCGCCCAGGAGGCGGCTTCCAGTAGGTACGCTTAAAAATTTGTCCTGTGGAGATGACGTCATCAATTTAGGATCAGTTGTTGTATTACCTGTGTATAGATTGTAAAAATTGCACATAACActaaatgatttaataaaatttgaaggtataaaatcaaattgatttttttttaatcatctaatttctttttgatgcaggtgtataatcataattataacattaaaTTGTCAGCAACAATAGTAAAAGaacttttccccatttttgtagACTTGTCAAGGGTCCTCTTCTTAAatactttatttgatttatttgatagTTATTTCTGTGAATTTCGCATATTTTTACATCATAAACTAACTttagtgaaaaatgtaaatatatttataaggtAATAGAATATTTGAAATGAGCTTTTTCGCGCAAAATTAGCAATTGAAATTCTTTCTCTCTAACAAAAATACCTGTAGGAATGCAAGTCTATACAGACTGGTTTTCGAATTTATCTGCTC
This is a stretch of genomic DNA from Mercenaria mercenaria strain notata chromosome 4, MADL_Memer_1, whole genome shotgun sequence. It encodes these proteins:
- the LOC128556560 gene encoding uncharacterized protein LOC128556560, translated to MTVSEGYVVLKIECNIMTVSEGYVVLKIECNIMTVSEGYVVLKIECNIMTVSEGYVVLKIECNIMTVSEGYVVPKIECNIMTVSEGYVVPKIECNIMTISEGYVVPKIECNIMTVSEGYVVPKIECNIMTVSEGYVVPKIECNIMTVSEGYVVPKIECNIMTVSEGYVVPKIECNIMTVSEGYVVPKTECNIMTVSEGYVVLKTECNIMTVSEGYVVLKIECNIMTVSEGYVVPKIECNIMTVSEGYVVLKIECNIMTVSEGYVVVFSHFLLKFIQGA